One genomic segment of Acidobacteriota bacterium includes these proteins:
- the treS gene encoding maltose alpha-D-glucosyltransferase, whose translation MVGEQDPFWYKDVVIYQTHVRAFHDSNADGIGDFEGLTEKLPYLHDLGITAIWLLPFYPSPLRDDGYDIADYTAVNPAYGDLEDVKRFIRKAHALGIKVITELVINHTSDQHPWFQKSRRAPRGSKWRNFYVWSDDPTEYSDTRIIFKDFETSNWTWDPVAKQYYWHRFYHHQPDLNFENPEVHRAVEQALDFWMKLGVDGLRLDAIPYLYEREGTNCENLPETHEYLKTLRAHVDSKFENRMLLAEANQWPEDTKPYFGDGDECHMAFHFPVMPRLYMAVAMEDRFPLVDIMHQTPPIPENCQWAVFLRNHDELTLEMVTDEDRDFMWRMYAKNPRARINLGIRRRLAPLLGNHRRRIELLNGLLFSLPGTPIIYYGDEIGMGDNIYLGDRNGVRTPMQWSNDRNAGFSRANPQQLYFPVIIDPEYHYESVNVEAQRENPNSLWWWMKRMIALRKQYQAFGRGSIEFLNPDNPKVLAFLRAYEDDVILVIANLSQHVQWSELDLSRFSGRVPIEMVGQTEFPKIDGQNFRVTLGPHELFWISLEKDEEIAETFEPPVFEVGTLEALLTGRARRAFQKTLLGWLQERRWFGGKSRKAREVEIRDWIPIGKHGVIAIARIDYIDGSPEFYQLPLIVRREGTVDSRAMPIARLGADRVVIDGLWDPDFCRALLGPVVGRKKFKGEDGLIEGSLVSPESKAPLKAVFRNVSIMGGEQSNTSIVFDEKVILKMFRRLEPGTSTDLETQRFLASETDFTHMAPPLGWLDYVQENQEPSTLGMVQKFAPNGGDAWALSQRSLEGFYERVRSGETRVNRTIRPETSGLVAAARKPRREGAENLLGEFTMVAELLGTRTAEMHLALASGGEGSPFAQEPFSSHHQQSVYQELRRQVISVTELMKKRGDSLPQSIRGSARKIASSRPVLERVAKAVADGPIRTRRIRTHGDFHLGQVLYSGNDFVIIDFEGEPSRALSARKLRRSPLRDVAGMLRSLHYAPFAALRNLWGETGGPESDEAEKLEEAAEAWAWWAQVRFLRSYLERMKDSNLIPSTDEQIQVLLDAFMMEKALYEVVYELNNRPDWIEVPVKGLEGLIRRTSAEGLSPAGSG comes from the coding sequence ATGGTGGGTGAGCAGGATCCCTTCTGGTACAAGGACGTCGTCATCTACCAGACGCACGTGCGCGCGTTTCACGACAGCAACGCTGATGGGATCGGTGACTTCGAGGGGCTGACGGAAAAGCTTCCGTATCTTCACGATCTCGGCATCACCGCCATCTGGCTGCTGCCGTTCTACCCATCACCGTTGCGCGACGACGGATACGACATCGCCGACTACACGGCGGTGAATCCCGCCTACGGAGATCTGGAGGACGTGAAGAGGTTCATCCGGAAGGCGCACGCGCTCGGGATCAAGGTGATCACCGAGCTGGTGATCAACCACACGTCCGATCAGCATCCCTGGTTTCAGAAGTCCCGCCGGGCTCCCCGGGGGAGCAAGTGGCGCAACTTCTACGTCTGGAGCGACGATCCCACCGAGTACTCCGACACGCGAATCATCTTCAAGGACTTCGAAACGTCGAACTGGACGTGGGACCCGGTGGCGAAGCAGTACTACTGGCATCGGTTCTACCATCATCAGCCCGACCTCAACTTCGAGAATCCGGAGGTTCATCGGGCAGTGGAGCAGGCGCTCGATTTCTGGATGAAGCTCGGAGTCGACGGGTTGAGACTCGACGCGATCCCTTACCTCTACGAGAGGGAAGGAACCAACTGCGAGAACCTACCCGAGACGCACGAGTATCTGAAGACTCTGCGAGCGCATGTCGACTCGAAGTTCGAGAACCGGATGCTTCTGGCCGAGGCGAATCAATGGCCGGAGGACACCAAGCCGTACTTCGGCGACGGCGACGAATGTCACATGGCGTTTCACTTTCCGGTGATGCCGCGTCTCTACATGGCGGTCGCGATGGAGGACCGCTTTCCGCTCGTCGACATCATGCATCAGACCCCGCCGATCCCCGAGAACTGCCAGTGGGCAGTTTTCCTCAGGAATCACGACGAGCTGACCCTCGAGATGGTGACCGACGAGGACCGGGACTTCATGTGGCGGATGTATGCGAAGAATCCGAGAGCGAGAATCAACCTCGGGATTCGGCGCCGGCTCGCACCCCTGCTCGGGAACCACCGCCGTCGCATCGAACTGCTCAACGGGCTGCTCTTCTCGCTGCCGGGTACGCCGATCATCTATTACGGCGACGAGATCGGAATGGGGGACAACATCTATCTGGGGGACCGGAACGGAGTCCGGACCCCGATGCAGTGGAGCAACGACCGGAACGCGGGGTTCTCCCGCGCGAATCCGCAACAGCTCTACTTCCCGGTGATCATCGACCCGGAGTATCACTACGAGTCCGTCAATGTGGAGGCCCAGCGGGAGAATCCGAACTCGCTGTGGTGGTGGATGAAGCGGATGATCGCGCTTCGCAAGCAGTATCAGGCGTTCGGGCGCGGATCGATCGAGTTTCTGAATCCCGACAACCCGAAGGTGCTCGCTTTTCTCAGAGCATACGAGGACGATGTCATCCTCGTGATCGCGAACCTCTCGCAGCACGTTCAGTGGTCGGAGCTCGACCTCAGCCGATTCTCCGGCCGGGTTCCGATCGAGATGGTCGGACAGACGGAGTTTCCGAAGATCGACGGGCAGAACTTCCGGGTTACGCTCGGACCTCACGAGCTGTTCTGGATTTCTCTGGAAAAGGATGAGGAGATTGCCGAAACGTTCGAGCCTCCGGTCTTCGAGGTCGGCACGCTCGAAGCGCTTCTGACGGGCCGCGCCAGGCGGGCGTTTCAGAAGACGCTGCTCGGCTGGCTGCAGGAGCGTCGATGGTTCGGAGGGAAGTCGCGGAAAGCTCGTGAAGTCGAGATTCGCGACTGGATTCCGATCGGAAAACACGGTGTCATTGCGATCGCGCGGATCGACTACATCGACGGTTCTCCCGAGTTCTACCAGCTTCCGCTGATCGTCCGGCGTGAGGGAACGGTCGATAGTCGGGCGATGCCGATTGCGAGGCTCGGCGCGGACAGAGTCGTCATCGACGGCCTCTGGGATCCCGACTTCTGCCGCGCCCTTCTCGGGCCGGTCGTGGGGCGAAAGAAATTCAAGGGGGAAGACGGTCTCATCGAGGGTTCGCTCGTTAGCCCGGAGTCGAAGGCCCCGCTCAAGGCAGTGTTCCGGAACGTTTCGATCATGGGAGGCGAGCAGAGCAACACCTCGATCGTCTTCGACGAGAAGGTGATTTTGAAGATGTTTCGCAGGCTGGAACCGGGAACGAGTACCGATCTCGAGACGCAACGATTCCTCGCGTCGGAGACTGACTTCACCCACATGGCTCCGCCGCTCGGCTGGCTCGACTACGTGCAGGAGAATCAGGAGCCGTCGACGCTCGGGATGGTGCAGAAGTTCGCACCCAACGGAGGCGACGCATGGGCGCTGTCACAGCGTTCGCTCGAAGGCTTTTACGAGAGAGTCCGGAGCGGTGAGACCAGGGTGAACCGTACGATTCGGCCGGAAACCAGCGGCCTCGTGGCGGCCGCGCGAAAGCCGCGCCGGGAGGGAGCCGAGAATCTCCTCGGTGAGTTCACCATGGTCGCCGAGCTTCTCGGAACCAGGACCGCCGAGATGCATCTCGCTCTCGCCTCGGGTGGCGAAGGCTCGCCTTTCGCGCAGGAGCCTTTTTCTTCCCACCATCAGCAGTCCGTTTATCAGGAGCTGAGAAGGCAGGTGATCAGCGTGACCGAGCTGATGAAGAAGCGGGGAGATTCGCTGCCGCAATCGATCCGTGGCTCTGCACGGAAAATCGCCAGCTCGCGCCCGGTCCTCGAGCGTGTGGCAAAGGCGGTTGCCGACGGGCCGATCCGGACTCGCAGGATCAGAACCCATGGTGATTTTCACCTCGGCCAGGTCCTCTACTCCGGGAACGATTTCGTGATCATCGATTTCGAGGGGGAGCCGAGCCGGGCGCTGAGCGCGAGAAAACTCCGCCGCTCGCCGCTGCGAGATGTGGCTGGGATGCTCCGTTCACTCCATTACGCTCCCTTCGCCGCGCTCCGCAATCTCTGGGGAGAGACCGGGGGACCGGAGAGCGATGAGGCCGAAAAGCTGGAGGAGGCGGCCGAAGCGTGGGCCTGGTGGGCGCAGGTGCGATTCCTCAGGAGCTATCTCGAGCGGATGAAGGATTCGAATCTGATCCCTTCGACGGACGAGCAGATCCAGGTGCTGCTCGATGCCTTCATGATGGAGAAGGCGTTATATGAGGTCGTCTACGAGTTGAACAACAGGCCCGACTGGATCGAGGTGCCCGTCAAGGGGCTGGAAGGATTGATCAGGAGGACTTCGGCGGAGGGGTTGAGCCCGGCCGGTTCGGGATGA
- a CDS encoding cold-shock protein encodes MRTSGTVKWFNDAKGFGFITSESGEDVFVHYSAIQGNGFRSLAEGAAVEFDVTQGPKGLQASNVETV; translated from the coding sequence ATGAGAACATCTGGTACTGTCAAGTGGTTCAACGACGCCAAGGGTTTCGGCTTCATCACGAGTGAAAGCGGCGAAGACGTATTCGTCCATTACTCGGCGATTCAGGGCAACGGTTTCCGTTCGCTGGCCGAGGGCGCGGCTGTCGAGTTCGACGTAACGCAGGGTCCGAAGGGCCTTCAGGCGTCGAACGTCGAGACTGTCTGA